A genomic stretch from Schistosoma haematobium chromosome 2, whole genome shotgun sequence includes:
- a CDS encoding hypothetical protein (EggNog:ENOG410VD12~COG:S), whose protein sequence is MQFKAQVDSVKALCVSVSLPKIEIMKFDGSPLKFWTFMKGFKVNIADRVNDDTQKLMYLIHYCEGIAKDAIEHCVLLPEKEGYIEAIKLLHERFGRPHDIVEAFLTELLSGSPLNQDDISGLQKLTRLMTNCKIALSQMGRNADLNCSTNIKRIVKQLPRSIQFKWAEAADDILRKGLEPNFDDLLQFLEKKVSIATNTYGQLASGSYKAQTISNNRSASIRAKIHTSSIKGTVHCVICSDAHEVASCPQLLEVSHNEKVKLLKKFKLCFNCLKPNHRATDCRQPVLCEIDGCKRRHHRILHNTEPDAKQACCNSTHTTGTYLGFVPVRLHGPTGYVDTYALLDNGSDSTLLLSDVAKQVGISGTVTRLNISSVIGASSQNAELANFEIESLDKTNRIKIEGAYTIDNLPIKRAEIPPTDFQERWKHLKGVQLLTIACDKVGLLLGVDVPEVHWVLDQRIGKPKQPYASLTMLGWALFGPTDQLIKSSVFINGLEAKSSIEDRPTPPLSLATVAPENSSNRSLPFIDDPGLCLKHSPDVALLVDNDDVHSLIVAAAAVETEDSRVHQGLPPVRSSGFDTPPDSRSNRLIDTFDSVFKATDENLMDLEQVISLPAVDDEYLLKTANDRHVDTVVNIDLRCISPPDKILPTDSGELMSSKTSVMFSAETDLPGVSDVNVSAKSVILLHESSISCKATTTQFSANTKLVSPVVASAESSIDIKRDRENQKDDCFSQSADDDEKFTTTTSMSPLVGLDKQIQHPLPDFKDSRVATEMTHWNIEWHHNTPYANHHRVWERLIGSIRRPLSAVSMSYETLTTCLTEAERIPNDRPLLQTRPKWTQGRRDLQVRGPVLIIGDTYARNNWPKDLVVSFDPGGDGLWKQAKIRTWKGTIIRDIRKICLLEGADDRKVENRETFQSDCG, encoded by the coding sequence ATGCAATTCAAAGCACAGGTAGATAGCGTCAAGGCGCTATGTGTGTCAGTAAGCTTACCGAAGATAGAAATCATGAAGTTTGACGGGAGCCCTCTGAAATTTTGGACGTTCATGAAGGGTTTCAAGGTTAACATAGCTGACAGAGTAAATGATGACACTCAGAAATTAATGTACTTGATACACTATTGCGAAGGTATAGCAAAGGATGCTATAGAACACTGTGTTTTATTACCAGAAAAAGAAGGTTATATTGAGGCAATTAAACTTCTACATGAACGGTTCGGCAGACCACATGACATCGTAGAAGCCTTCTTAACAGAACTGTTAAGTGGATCACCATTGAATCAAGACGACATATCGGGCCTACAGAAACTGACAAGACTCATGACTAATTGTAAGATAGCCTTGTCACAGATGGGCAGGAATGCCGATCTGAATTGTTCGACCAACATAAAACGAATAGTGAAACAACTACCACGTAGTATACAGTTTAAATGGGCGGAGGCCGCGGACGATATTTTAAGAAAGGGGCTAGAGCCCAATTTTGATGATTTATTGCAATTCTTAGAAAAGAAAGTGTCAATCGCCACAAACACATACGGACAGTTAGCAAGCGGAAGCTATAAAGCTCAAACGATATCGAACAACCGGTCGGCTTCCATAAGAGCTAAGATCCATACTTCGTCGATTAAAGGGACAGTCCATTGTGTAATTTGCTCGGATGCCCACGAAGTCGCGTCTTGCCCTCAGCTGCTGGAAGTAAGTCACAACGAAAAAGTAAAATTGCTGAAGAAGTTTAAACTTTGCTTCAATTGTTTAAAACCCAATCATCGAGCCACAGACTGCAGACAACCCGTGTTGTGTGAAATTGATGGATGCAAGCGACGCCATCATAGAATTCTTCACAACACAGAACCTGATGCTAAACAAGCATGTTGTAACTCTACTCATACTACTGGAACGTATTTAGGCTTTGTACCAGTCAGGCTACATGGTCCCACAGGTTATGTGGATACCTATGCATTGTTAGATAATGGCTCAGACTCAACATTACTGCTTAGTGACGTGGCAAAGCAGGTAGGAATTTCTGGTACAGTGACAAGATTAAACATATCTTCGGTAATTGGAGCGTCATCTCAGAACGCTGAACTTGCCAATTTCGAAATTGAGTCTTTAGATAAGACCAACCGAATAAAAATCGAAGGTGCATATACTATAGATAACTTACCTATTAAAAGGGCAGAAATCCCACCAACGGACTTCCAAGAAAGATGGAAACACTTGAAAGGTGTACAGCTACTCACCATAGCCTGTGACAAGGTTGGTTTGTTACTTGGTGTCGACGTTCCAGAGGTTCACTGGGTCCTCGATCAGCGTATCGGAAAACCTAAACAACCCTATGCCTCACTAACTATGTTAGGATGGGCTTTATTTGGACCAACGGACCAACTTATTAAATCTTCAGTCTTCATAAACGGTTTAGAAGCAAAGAGTTCTATCGAGGATAGACCCACGCCACCCCTTTCTTTGGCCACAGTAGCGCCTGAAAACTCTTCAAATCGTTCGTTGCCGTTCATAGATGATCCTGGTTTATGCCTTAAACACTCTCCTGATGTGGCACTCTTAGTCGATAATGATGATGTACACTCACTCATAGTAGCAGCAGCCGCTGTTGAGACTGAAGATTCCAGGGTTCATCAAGGTTTACCGCCAGTTCGTTCTTCTGGATTTGACACTCCACCTGATTCAAGAAGTAACCGACTTATAGACACCTTTGATTCTGTATTTAAAGCGACAGACGAGAATCTAATGGATTTAGAACAAGTTATTTCATTACCAGCTGTTGACGATGAGTACCTTCTAAAAACTGCCAACGATCGTCATGTCGATACAGTAGTGAATATTGACCTTAGATGTATTTCTCCTCCAGACAAAATTCTTCCAACAGATAGTGGCGAGTTAATGTCATCGAAAACATCTGTTATGTTCTCTGCCGAAACAGATCTCCCTGGTGTTTCTGACGTAAACGTTAGTGCTAAGTCTGTGATACTACTACACGAGTCATCAATTAGTTGCAAAGCAACAACAACTCAGTTCTCTGCAAATACGAAACTTGTATCTCCTGTAGTGGCGTCTGCTGAGAGTTCTATTGACATCAAGCGTGATAGAGAGAATCAGAAAGATGATTGTTTTAGTCAgtctgctgatgatgatgagaaGTTTACGACAACTACATCCATGTCCCCTTTAGTTGGGTTAGACAAGCAGATACAACATCCATTACCAGACTTTAAGGATAGTAGAGTAGCTACAGAAATGACTCATTGGAACATAGAATGGCACCATAACACTCCCTACGCAAATCATCATCGAGTATGGGAAAGATTAATAGGAAGCATACGCAGACCTTTGAGTGCAGTATCTATGTCCTACGAGACACTCACCACCTGTTTGACTGAAGCAGAAAGAATACCTAATGATAGGCCACTCTTACAGACGCGACCAAAATGGACACAAGGAAGACGAGATTTACAAGTTCGCGGTCCAGTCTTGATTATTGGGGACACTTATGCACGAAATAACTGGCCTAAAGACCTCGTGGTAAGTTTTGACCCAGGAGGAGATGGTCTATGGAAACAAGCGAAGATCAGAACGTGGAAAGGTACAATTATTAGAGACATacgtaaaatttgtttattagaaGGAGCTGACGACCGAAAAGTAGAGAATAGAGAGACTTTTCAGAGTGACTGTGGCTAG